A single Desulfitobacterium chlororespirans DSM 11544 DNA region contains:
- the mutS gene encoding DNA mismatch repair protein MutS: MTTPMMQQYKSIKSQAPDAILFFRLGDFYEMFGEDARTAAPILEIALTGRDSGGGERIPMCGVPHHAVDGYLLKLVSAGYKVALCEQVEDPQAAKGIVRREIIRIISPGTLTDSLVEQANNFLAAVYHEQDWGLAFVDVSTGEFTVFQTESLDILTTELSRIRPSELLLPAELLKAKHWRPYYLTQREKKTYQHTLLEQRFTEQTELFQEFPVAMKAANGLWQYILETSPGIDPSHILKVNAYRPEHWMLLDPWTRRNLELTESIRGQGKKGTLLSVLDFTKTAFGGRLLRRWIEQPLLLKGEIEKRLDYVEALVEDSFLRGDLIQLFNKVFDLERLMGKVSYGTANARDLLSLAQTLGVLPQLRALLAEGKSEPLQAFIPALEGLDPLAATLEQAINPEAPISVKDGNLLKAGYSKEIDELRSISSGGKAWVAKLESMEKDRTGIRSLKVGYNKVFGYYIEVTHANSHLIPAEYIRKQTLANAERFITPELKEYEQKILGAEEKVTQLEYQLFLELREKVRQHAAKILEAAHALAEIDVYTSLAEAAVRHHYSRPVMKGEGGLTIIEGRHPVVESMLQDTSFVPNDTILTEDKHLALITGPNMAGKSTYMRQVALIVLMAQIGSFVPAQQATIPIADHIFTRVGASDDLASGQSTFMVEMYEVAHILRHVTPHSLIILDEVGRGTATYDGLSIAWAVAEYLAGQENKPKTLFATHYHELTDLEETHAGIFNLHVGVREHGEEIVFLHKIIPGRADRSYGIQVAKLAGLPANLLHRAKIILHELESSAKESRQEHLLDKEKTTQLSLFEVQPLDPLLQEVSELSVEDLTPRQALDYLFDLKERIKAAGSI, translated from the coding sequence ATGACTACACCGATGATGCAACAATATAAATCCATAAAATCTCAAGCTCCCGACGCGATCCTTTTCTTCCGTCTAGGAGATTTTTATGAAATGTTTGGCGAGGATGCCCGGACCGCCGCCCCTATTCTGGAAATTGCCTTAACCGGCCGTGATTCCGGAGGAGGGGAGAGGATTCCCATGTGCGGCGTTCCCCACCATGCCGTAGACGGCTATCTGCTCAAGCTGGTTTCTGCCGGCTATAAAGTGGCTTTATGCGAGCAAGTGGAGGATCCCCAAGCCGCTAAAGGGATCGTCAGAAGAGAGATTATCCGAATCATTTCTCCCGGTACCCTGACGGATTCCTTAGTGGAGCAAGCCAATAACTTTTTAGCCGCGGTCTATCATGAGCAAGACTGGGGATTGGCCTTTGTGGATGTTTCCACAGGGGAGTTCACGGTTTTTCAGACTGAATCCCTAGATATCTTAACCACCGAGCTTTCCCGGATTCGCCCTTCTGAATTGCTGCTCCCGGCGGAACTCCTCAAAGCAAAGCACTGGCGCCCTTATTATCTTACTCAGCGGGAAAAGAAAACCTATCAACACACCTTGCTGGAGCAGCGCTTTACGGAACAAACTGAGTTGTTTCAGGAATTTCCGGTGGCGATGAAAGCCGCCAATGGGCTTTGGCAATATATCCTGGAGACTTCACCCGGCATCGATCCCTCCCATATTCTGAAGGTCAATGCCTACCGTCCTGAGCACTGGATGCTCCTTGATCCCTGGACCCGCAGAAATCTGGAGCTTACCGAGTCCATTCGCGGCCAAGGGAAAAAAGGAACTTTATTATCTGTTCTGGACTTTACCAAAACCGCCTTTGGCGGCCGCCTGCTCAGACGCTGGATCGAGCAGCCTTTGCTCCTCAAAGGGGAAATCGAAAAGCGTTTGGACTATGTGGAGGCCTTGGTTGAGGACAGCTTTTTACGGGGGGACCTGATCCAGCTCTTCAATAAAGTGTTTGATCTGGAGCGTCTCATGGGGAAGGTTTCCTATGGTACCGCCAATGCCCGGGACTTGTTATCCTTAGCTCAGACCTTAGGGGTGCTGCCCCAGCTCCGGGCGTTGCTGGCAGAAGGCAAGTCGGAACCCCTGCAAGCTTTCATTCCGGCTTTGGAAGGTCTGGACCCTTTGGCCGCAACCTTGGAGCAAGCCATCAATCCGGAAGCCCCCATCTCCGTCAAGGACGGGAACCTGCTGAAAGCCGGTTACTCAAAGGAAATCGACGAATTGCGCAGCATATCCTCCGGGGGAAAAGCCTGGGTAGCCAAATTAGAAAGCATGGAAAAGGACCGGACCGGAATTCGCTCCCTTAAAGTTGGCTATAATAAGGTATTTGGCTATTATATCGAAGTGACGCATGCTAATTCCCATCTGATACCTGCTGAATACATTCGCAAACAAACCCTAGCCAATGCTGAGCGTTTTATCACCCCGGAACTGAAGGAATATGAGCAAAAAATCCTGGGCGCCGAAGAGAAAGTCACTCAGCTGGAGTACCAGCTCTTTCTCGAACTCCGGGAAAAAGTCCGTCAACATGCCGCTAAGATTTTAGAAGCCGCCCATGCTCTGGCTGAAATCGACGTCTATACCAGTCTGGCGGAAGCCGCTGTGCGCCATCATTATTCCCGTCCTGTGATGAAGGGAGAAGGGGGGCTCACCATCATTGAGGGGCGGCATCCTGTGGTGGAATCTATGCTCCAGGATACTTCCTTTGTCCCCAACGATACCATCCTGACTGAGGATAAACATCTGGCCTTGATCACCGGCCCCAACATGGCCGGTAAATCCACCTACATGCGTCAGGTAGCTCTGATCGTCCTGATGGCTCAGATTGGCAGCTTTGTGCCTGCTCAGCAAGCCACCATCCCCATCGCCGATCATATCTTTACCCGGGTGGGGGCTTCCGATGATTTAGCCTCAGGACAAAGCACCTTTATGGTGGAGATGTATGAAGTGGCCCATATTCTGCGCCATGTCACACCCCATAGTCTGATCATTCTCGATGAAGTGGGACGGGGGACGGCCACCTACGACGGTCTCAGCATTGCCTGGGCTGTGGCTGAGTACTTAGCCGGTCAGGAGAATAAGCCCAAAACTCTCTTTGCCACCCATTATCATGAACTGACCGATTTGGAGGAAACCCATGCCGGTATCTTCAATCTTCATGTCGGGGTTCGGGAGCATGGAGAAGAGATTGTTTTCCTACATAAGATTATCCCCGGCCGTGCCGACCGCAGTTATGGCATTCAAGTGGCAAAGCTGGCCGGTCTGCCTGCCAACCTTCTGCACAGGGCCAAAATTATTCTGCATGAATTGGAATCCTCCGCCAAGGAAAGCCGCCAGGAGCATTTGCTAGATAAGGAGAAAACCACCCAACTGTCCTTGTTTGAGGTTCAGCCCCTGGATCCCTTGTTACAGGAAGTCAGCGAGCTTTCTGTAGAGGATTTGACCCCCAGGCAGGCTTTAGATTACCTGTTTGATTTAAAAGAACGGATTAAAGCAGCGGGTTCTATTTAA
- a CDS encoding YlbF family regulator encodes MTAEIMEKAEILAAAIAKSVELQNLRSTEEAMMADEQAQQIIADFQNEQQRVYELQAQGQELTDEVQQAIDAMEAKVEGYPPIAAYLQAQEQFTKMLDTINGVLAQAIANDPNGGSCSCDTGCSGCGGSCS; translated from the coding sequence ATGACGGCGGAAATTATGGAAAAAGCCGAGATTCTAGCTGCAGCTATAGCCAAAAGTGTCGAATTACAAAATTTGCGCAGCACAGAAGAAGCCATGATGGCTGACGAACAAGCTCAGCAAATCATTGCTGATTTTCAAAATGAGCAACAGCGAGTGTATGAGCTCCAGGCCCAAGGTCAAGAGTTGACTGATGAAGTACAGCAGGCCATTGATGCCATGGAAGCGAAAGTGGAAGGATATCCTCCCATTGCTGCTTATCTGCAGGCTCAAGAGCAATTCACAAAGATGCTGGATACCATCAATGGTGTTTTAGCTCAAGCAATTGCCAATGATCCCAATGGCGGAAGCTGCTCCTGTGACACAGGCTGTTCAGGATGCGGAGGAAGCTGTTCATAA
- the miaB gene encoding tRNA (N6-isopentenyl adenosine(37)-C2)-methylthiotransferase MiaB, with amino-acid sequence MSITKPPKKVVTLAYGCQMSERDADTLTEISSQKGYVRSQELEQADLIIVNTCCVRESAENKILGKIGELKHLKEANPQLKIAISGCMVQQPGALERLRKRAPHVDIWAGTHNIHEFQRLLEESEEKGKVAEVWEKPRETQESVPLAAKGKLKAYVNISYGCDNFCTYCIVPHVRGRERSRQPEEIVAEIRALVETGCREVTLLGQNVNSYGQDLDKAYDFADLLKDVDSIDGLWRVRFMTSHPKDLSDKLIETIAAGTHLCEHVHLPFQAGSDEILKSMNRKYTREYYLSRIAQIKAIIPQASLTTDIIVGFPGETEEDFEQTLELIRQVRYSQAFTFMYSKRSGTPAAQMAEQIPLDIKKRRLQQLITVQNAQSLAWRQEMIGKTYEVLVEGPSKSNPDRLTGRTRGYELVVFPGEAQLIGTLVQVLIEDANSWTLFGKCCKDMPK; translated from the coding sequence ATGTCAATCACGAAACCCCCTAAGAAGGTCGTCACTTTAGCCTATGGGTGTCAAATGTCGGAGCGTGATGCCGATACCTTGACCGAGATATCCAGTCAAAAAGGGTATGTCCGCTCTCAGGAGCTGGAACAGGCTGACCTCATTATTGTGAATACCTGTTGTGTTCGCGAAAGCGCAGAAAATAAAATCCTGGGTAAAATCGGCGAGCTCAAACATTTGAAAGAAGCCAATCCTCAGTTGAAAATCGCCATCTCCGGATGTATGGTTCAGCAGCCGGGCGCTTTAGAACGACTTAGAAAAAGAGCCCCTCATGTGGATATCTGGGCGGGAACCCATAATATCCATGAGTTTCAGCGTCTCCTGGAGGAATCTGAAGAAAAGGGGAAAGTGGCTGAGGTCTGGGAAAAGCCGCGGGAAACCCAGGAATCGGTTCCTCTGGCAGCCAAGGGCAAGCTTAAAGCTTATGTCAATATCAGTTATGGCTGCGATAACTTCTGCACGTATTGTATTGTACCCCATGTCCGCGGCCGTGAGCGCAGTCGTCAGCCGGAAGAGATCGTGGCGGAGATCAGGGCCTTGGTCGAAACAGGCTGCCGGGAAGTGACCTTGCTTGGTCAGAACGTAAACTCCTATGGCCAGGACCTGGACAAAGCTTATGATTTTGCCGATTTGCTCAAGGACGTAGATAGCATTGACGGGTTGTGGAGAGTGCGGTTTATGACCTCCCATCCTAAAGATCTATCCGATAAATTGATCGAAACCATTGCTGCAGGCACTCATCTTTGCGAGCATGTTCATCTGCCTTTTCAGGCCGGCAGTGATGAAATTCTCAAAAGTATGAATCGTAAATACACCCGGGAATACTATTTAAGCCGGATTGCCCAAATTAAGGCTATCATTCCCCAGGCCAGTTTAACAACGGATATCATCGTCGGTTTTCCCGGGGAGACGGAAGAGGATTTTGAACAAACCTTGGAGCTGATTAGGCAGGTGCGATACAGCCAAGCCTTTACTTTTATGTATTCCAAACGCTCCGGCACGCCGGCAGCCCAAATGGCGGAGCAAATTCCTCTGGACATCAAGAAACGTCGCCTGCAGCAGTTGATCACGGTTCAGAATGCCCAAAGCCTGGCCTGGCGGCAGGAAATGATCGGCAAAACCTACGAAGTTCTTGTGGAAGGGCCGAGCAAATCCAATCCTGATCGTCTTACCGGGCGAACCCGGGGCTATGAGCTGGTGGTCTTTCCCGGAGAAGCCCAATTGATTGGCACCTTAGTCCAAGTATTGATTGAGGATGCCAATTCCTGGACGCTGTTTGGGAAATGCTGCAAAGACATGCCTAAATAA
- a CDS encoding DUF1540 domain-containing protein, which produces MANPKVMCNVVECKYNEAAKVCHAGEIQVTKHHAEARTTEATDCSTFEFGDGKEKV; this is translated from the coding sequence ATGGCTAATCCAAAAGTTATGTGCAATGTCGTGGAGTGTAAGTACAATGAAGCCGCCAAAGTATGTCATGCCGGGGAAATCCAAGTAACCAAGCATCATGCCGAGGCTCGTACTACCGAAGCGACCGACTGTAGTACATTTGAATTCGGTGACGGAAAAGAAAAAGTTTAA
- a CDS encoding HyaD/HybD family hydrogenase maturation endopeptidase has translation MLQPKIMVMGVGNVLLSDEGLGVQFLTVLAQETLPDHVELLEGGTAGLELVHLIKEVDYLIIVDAVNAKDEPGAIFRFEPEDIRVMPSQFEVSFHQVGILEVLAMANILGNAPKTLIFGVQPKSLEMGLELTPEIQGVLPRVKELVLEEIENITQHGEFRQVTS, from the coding sequence ATGCTGCAACCAAAGATTATGGTTATGGGAGTAGGGAATGTGCTTCTTTCCGATGAAGGGCTCGGAGTTCAGTTCCTCACCGTATTAGCCCAGGAGACTCTGCCGGATCATGTAGAGCTTCTGGAAGGCGGAACCGCAGGACTTGAGCTGGTCCATCTCATTAAAGAAGTAGACTATCTCATCATCGTCGATGCCGTGAATGCTAAGGATGAACCTGGTGCTATTTTCCGGTTTGAACCGGAGGATATCCGGGTTATGCCTTCTCAATTTGAAGTTTCTTTCCATCAAGTGGGGATCCTGGAGGTATTGGCTATGGCTAATATCCTGGGGAATGCACCCAAAACCCTTATCTTTGGTGTTCAGCCGAAGAGTCTGGAGATGGGATTGGAATTGACCCCTGAGATTCAAGGGGTATTGCCCAGGGTCAAGGAGCTTGTTCTGGAAGAGATAGAGAACATCACTCAACATGGGGAATTCCGTCAAGTGACCTCTTAA
- the cybH gene encoding Ni/Fe-hydrogenase, b-type cytochrome subunit, with product MANPADHPLSHRITHWINLINFIALIITGMMIHSPYQGMPMNLVRNIHFIFMFSLIFTGIVRFYISFFTKQRDYRKFLIDSHDIKTFIPQVKYYLFLQKDHPVNPNPYNPLQKLAYIGLPILAVLQILTGVLLYLPTVFPGLEATLGGLAAIRGFHYVITWLFIAIIAVHVYMVFTEAVDQFWYMFFGKTRKKDQAPHSDKATTARS from the coding sequence ATGGCGAATCCAGCCGACCATCCGTTGTCTCACCGGATCACCCATTGGATTAATCTGATCAATTTCATAGCCTTGATTATTACCGGCATGATGATTCATTCTCCCTATCAGGGGATGCCGATGAATCTTGTCCGCAATATCCACTTTATCTTTATGTTTAGTTTAATTTTCACCGGTATCGTGCGTTTCTATATCTCTTTTTTCACCAAGCAGCGGGATTACCGGAAATTTCTTATTGATTCCCATGATATCAAGACCTTCATTCCCCAGGTTAAGTATTACTTGTTCTTGCAGAAGGACCATCCTGTTAACCCCAATCCCTATAATCCTTTGCAGAAGCTTGCTTATATCGGTCTGCCTATTCTGGCTGTGCTGCAAATCCTTACGGGGGTACTTCTTTATCTGCCCACGGTCTTTCCCGGTTTAGAAGCCACCCTGGGCGGTCTGGCAGCTATTCGTGGCTTCCACTATGTGATTACCTGGCTGTTCATTGCCATTATTGCAGTTCATGTCTACATGGTATTCACGGAAGCCGTGGATCAATTCTGGTATATGTTTTTCGGCAAAACCCGCAAGAAAGATCAAGCCCCGCATTCTGATAAGGCGACCACAGCCCGCTCTTAA
- a CDS encoding nickel-dependent hydrogenase large subunit, which translates to MGKVVIDPVTRIEGHLKVEVEVTNGVVTDAKSIGTMYRGFEPLLRGRDPRDATYVTERTCGVCAGSHGWASSLALDQAFGAKVPTGGRLIRNLMIGAMWLHDHPLHFYHLSALDYLDITAVAKYQGQDPGLLRVKDKISKLIAAGDTAPLTPRYEPDAFCVNDPELVTLAVSHYLHALNMQAKAKKMSALFAGKQPHQSSIVAGGVTMLPNIEVVEQFRSMLLEQIDYLENIYLQDVLTFGTGPLLPLAQAGVGGGYGNFLAYGGFGLDDEGKDFLFKQGIVLDGNLSNVMPVDQSKITEGVTHAWYKDNPNGDHPYDSDTVPDLAKKDAYSFVKAPRYDGKPIEVGPLARMLVMQPQGLMDIIAKYNIKPGAVARHAARAFETVILAKEMINWVNQLEAEMGKGLRIHDTEHWNPPATGQGIGLTEVPRGALGHWIKIKDHVTENYQMVVPTTWNFSPKDAQGNYGPLEKALIGVPIPDENNPINIVRVIRSYDPCLACAIHLIDPQTNEIRKFKVN; encoded by the coding sequence ATGGGTAAAGTAGTTATCGATCCTGTGACTCGAATTGAGGGTCACTTAAAAGTAGAAGTAGAAGTTACCAATGGTGTGGTTACGGATGCGAAATCAATCGGCACTATGTATCGCGGCTTTGAACCCCTGTTAAGAGGAAGGGATCCCCGGGATGCCACTTATGTCACGGAGAGAACCTGTGGTGTATGTGCGGGATCTCATGGATGGGCATCTTCCTTGGCCTTGGATCAAGCCTTTGGAGCAAAAGTCCCCACGGGGGGCCGGCTGATCCGCAATCTGATGATCGGTGCCATGTGGCTCCATGACCATCCGCTGCATTTTTATCATCTAAGCGCTTTGGATTATTTGGATATTACGGCGGTAGCAAAATATCAAGGACAAGATCCCGGCCTTTTGCGTGTTAAAGACAAAATCAGCAAATTGATTGCGGCTGGGGATACAGCTCCTCTGACACCACGCTACGAACCTGATGCGTTTTGTGTCAATGATCCTGAACTTGTTACTCTCGCTGTTTCCCACTATCTGCATGCTTTAAATATGCAGGCGAAAGCCAAAAAGATGTCGGCTTTGTTCGCCGGCAAACAGCCTCACCAATCTTCCATCGTAGCAGGCGGCGTAACCATGCTGCCCAATATTGAAGTGGTGGAACAATTCCGTTCCATGCTGCTGGAGCAAATCGATTATCTTGAGAATATCTATTTGCAGGATGTACTAACCTTTGGAACCGGCCCCTTACTGCCCCTTGCTCAAGCCGGAGTTGGCGGCGGCTATGGCAACTTCCTCGCTTACGGCGGATTTGGCCTGGATGATGAAGGTAAAGACTTTCTCTTTAAACAGGGAATTGTCTTGGACGGCAACCTCAGCAATGTGATGCCTGTGGATCAAAGCAAGATTACTGAAGGAGTAACTCATGCTTGGTATAAGGATAATCCTAATGGGGATCATCCCTATGATTCGGATACGGTTCCCGATCTGGCCAAAAAAGATGCCTATTCCTTTGTTAAAGCTCCCCGCTATGATGGGAAACCTATTGAGGTTGGCCCCTTAGCCCGAATGCTGGTTATGCAGCCTCAAGGGCTGATGGATATCATTGCCAAATACAACATTAAACCAGGTGCTGTGGCCCGTCACGCTGCCCGTGCTTTTGAAACGGTCATTCTGGCTAAAGAAATGATCAATTGGGTTAACCAGCTGGAAGCAGAAATGGGCAAAGGCCTGAGAATTCATGATACCGAGCACTGGAATCCACCGGCAACAGGGCAAGGTATTGGGTTGACGGAAGTTCCCCGCGGCGCCTTAGGCCATTGGATTAAAATCAAGGATCATGTTACCGAAAACTATCAGATGGTCGTTCCTACTACTTGGAATTTCTCACCTAAAGACGCCCAGGGAAATTATGGCCCCCTTGAAAAAGCTCTGATCGGTGTGCCTATTCCTGATGAGAACAATCCGATTAATATTGTGCGGGTTATCCGTTCCTATGACCCTTGCCTGGCTTGTGCTATTCATCTTATTGATCCCCAAACCAATGAAATCCGCAAATTTAAAGTCAACTGA
- a CDS encoding hydrogenase small subunit: MGKSDFLQARGISRRDFMKLMAATTAALGLPEVLAPQAAKAVEAAMEKPPVIWLHGMECTGCSESLLATLNPSIESLVLDTLSIRYHETIMAASGHVAEQAYQDTLDEKFVLVVEGSIPASEATDSYCMVGGKPFRETVLEAAAKAQAVIAVGSCATDGAGIPGACDIKPIGVRELLQKHNVATPVINLPCCPVKPNTLIGTIVYYLTFSAVPELDEQARPLIYYGKLLHDNCPRRGQFEAGNFLADWNDPAQKDYCLLLKGCKGPKTYTDCAQVWWNDNANFCINAGSPCSGCSESGFYGQFSPLYAKQENFSLPGLGQIHADTVGKVVGGATVVGLGAHLIATVASGRLKNNDSEQKKED; this comes from the coding sequence ATGGGAAAATCAGATTTTCTTCAAGCCCGTGGAATCAGTCGTCGTGACTTCATGAAGCTTATGGCCGCCACAACCGCAGCTCTCGGCCTGCCTGAAGTCCTGGCTCCGCAAGCGGCAAAAGCTGTGGAAGCAGCAATGGAAAAACCCCCTGTCATTTGGCTGCATGGTATGGAATGTACTGGCTGCAGTGAATCCTTACTGGCAACGCTTAATCCCAGTATCGAATCATTAGTACTTGATACTCTTTCCATTCGATACCATGAGACCATTATGGCTGCATCCGGCCATGTCGCAGAACAAGCTTATCAAGATACTCTTGATGAGAAGTTTGTGCTTGTCGTGGAAGGTTCTATTCCGGCGTCGGAAGCAACCGATTCGTACTGTATGGTGGGAGGGAAGCCTTTCCGGGAAACAGTGCTGGAAGCCGCTGCAAAAGCCCAGGCGGTTATTGCAGTTGGAAGCTGCGCCACCGACGGGGCTGGGATCCCTGGTGCATGTGATATTAAGCCCATTGGCGTCAGAGAGCTTTTGCAAAAGCACAATGTAGCTACTCCTGTGATCAATCTTCCCTGCTGCCCAGTCAAACCCAATACTCTGATTGGCACAATTGTTTATTATCTGACCTTTAGCGCGGTTCCTGAACTTGATGAGCAAGCACGCCCACTGATTTACTACGGAAAGCTGCTTCATGACAACTGTCCCCGCCGTGGTCAGTTTGAAGCCGGAAATTTCTTGGCCGATTGGAATGATCCTGCTCAAAAGGATTATTGTCTGCTCCTTAAAGGGTGCAAAGGACCGAAAACCTATACGGATTGCGCCCAAGTCTGGTGGAATGACAATGCGAATTTCTGCATCAACGCCGGTTCCCCTTGTTCCGGATGTTCGGAATCCGGTTTCTATGGACAATTCAGTCCTCTTTACGCTAAACAAGAAAACTTCTCCTTGCCGGGACTCGGTCAGATTCATGCTGATACCGTTGGCAAAGTTGTAGGTGGGGCAACTGTCGTAGGGCTTGGTGCACACCTGATCGCCACGGTTGCCAGCGGCAGACTAAAAAATAATGACTCGGAGCAGAAGAAGGAGGACTAA
- a CDS encoding D-alanyl-D-alanine carboxypeptidase family protein, whose translation MKRIIALITLLLYFFIFVPALTAAPETQAAAPPEISGEAAYLIDVQSGQTLYSKNGDQLMAPASTTKIMTGLLGIELGNPEDIVTASETMLDYTTVYGTRIYLEPGEQLSLEDMLYALLLNSANDAAVAIAEHISGNTSAFVSLMNQRAADLGLKNTTFKNPSGLNEEGHLTTAHDLARIAQAAYANPVFRDYIKTKSHVIPRAKENVPIEMINENKLLWRDDTITGMKTGYTSVAQNCLVASASRDGRDVIGVILKSPGREIYTDMQALLDYGFEQFENTLYKGVGDSLGQLEIQGQPVNLLTDQVLWITQKKDNTLPQPRINILPIDGELAEVAEGQVLTRLEVWEDEECLRVVPLAADRNIITEAAVEKKSYALFTGLGLMVSGVILYGAVQQRKHAERRRERAKLRQDRIHDANRCQRR comes from the coding sequence TTGAAACGCATAATTGCTCTTATCACCTTATTATTATATTTTTTCATCTTTGTCCCGGCTCTGACGGCGGCGCCTGAAACACAAGCAGCAGCCCCTCCGGAAATCAGCGGGGAAGCCGCCTACCTGATCGATGTGCAATCAGGACAGACATTGTATAGTAAAAACGGTGATCAGCTTATGGCTCCTGCCAGTACGACTAAAATCATGACAGGGCTTTTAGGGATAGAATTGGGGAATCCTGAGGATATCGTTACTGCCAGTGAAACTATGTTGGATTATACAACAGTTTATGGGACACGGATTTATTTGGAACCCGGGGAGCAGCTTTCTCTGGAGGATATGCTTTACGCACTCCTGCTCAATTCAGCCAATGATGCCGCAGTAGCCATCGCCGAGCATATCAGCGGCAATACCTCCGCTTTTGTCAGCTTAATGAATCAGAGGGCCGCAGACCTGGGGCTGAAAAATACCACCTTTAAAAATCCCAGCGGCTTGAATGAAGAAGGGCATTTAACCACAGCCCATGATCTGGCCCGCATTGCTCAAGCTGCTTATGCCAATCCAGTGTTTAGGGATTATATAAAAACCAAGTCCCATGTTATTCCCAGGGCAAAAGAAAATGTACCCATCGAAATGATCAATGAAAATAAGCTCCTGTGGCGTGATGATACGATTACAGGAATGAAAACGGGATATACCTCCGTCGCCCAAAATTGTTTGGTCGCCTCAGCATCCCGGGACGGCCGTGATGTGATTGGGGTGATTCTCAAATCTCCCGGCCGGGAAATCTACACAGATATGCAGGCTTTATTGGACTATGGATTTGAACAGTTTGAGAACACTCTCTATAAAGGAGTGGGGGACTCTTTGGGTCAGCTGGAAATTCAAGGTCAGCCGGTTAATCTCCTCACCGATCAAGTCCTGTGGATTACGCAAAAAAAGGATAACACCTTACCCCAGCCGCGCATCAACATTCTGCCTATAGATGGGGAATTGGCAGAAGTTGCAGAGGGACAAGTTCTTACCCGCCTTGAGGTGTGGGAAGATGAAGAATGTTTAAGAGTCGTTCCTTTAGCCGCGGATCGGAATATCATAACTGAAGCCGCCGTTGAAAAAAAATCCTATGCTTTATTCACCGGTTTGGGACTCATGGTCAGCGGGGTTATACTTTACGGAGCAGTGCAGCAAAGAAAACATGCGGAACGGAGAAGAGAGCGGGCTAAACTGCGGCAAGACAGAATTCATGATGCTAATCGATGCCAACGCCGATGA
- a CDS encoding DegV family protein, which produces MSYIVLVDSSCDLPRDLSQREGIVVVPMPVSIEGKTYSEGIDIFPDEFYPRFSDFKELPKTSQPNPGTLKDAYEEILAQGHEVVAIHLSSGLSSTFSTAQMVREMCSQPEKIHVIDSLGASLGYGLLALAANRLVKKANSWEEAEAQIFQVRRQMRYVFTPDTLDYLVKGGRVSKTAGFIGGLLDVKPILNITPEGRIEPLTKVRSRKAALRKLVELIQEEIRHPEEQEIGISQAACLEEARALAEEIKMKVPVKDVIISDIGCVVGSHTGPGTIALFYQR; this is translated from the coding sequence ATGAGTTATATAGTCCTTGTCGACAGTTCCTGTGATTTGCCAAGAGACTTAAGCCAAAGAGAAGGCATTGTGGTCGTTCCCATGCCTGTTAGCATAGAAGGAAAAACATATTCTGAAGGAATTGATATTTTCCCAGATGAGTTTTATCCTCGGTTTTCTGATTTCAAGGAACTGCCGAAAACATCGCAGCCGAATCCGGGGACGCTCAAAGATGCCTATGAAGAAATCCTGGCCCAGGGGCATGAAGTGGTGGCCATTCATCTTTCGTCAGGTTTGAGTTCGACCTTCAGTACGGCCCAGATGGTTCGCGAGATGTGCTCTCAGCCGGAAAAGATACATGTTATCGATAGTTTAGGGGCATCCTTAGGTTACGGGCTATTGGCTCTGGCGGCCAATCGGCTTGTGAAAAAAGCAAATTCCTGGGAAGAAGCTGAAGCACAAATTTTCCAGGTACGCCGGCAAATGCGGTATGTTTTTACTCCCGATACTTTGGATTATCTTGTCAAAGGCGGCCGGGTCAGCAAGACGGCCGGTTTTATCGGCGGCTTACTGGATGTCAAGCCTATTCTCAATATTACTCCCGAGGGCCGCATCGAGCCTCTGACCAAAGTGCGTTCCCGGAAAGCTGCTCTGCGCAAATTGGTTGAATTGATTCAAGAAGAAATTCGTCATCCGGAAGAGCAGGAGATCGGTATTTCTCAGGCGGCGTGTCTGGAGGAAGCCAGGGCACTGGCTGAGGAAATTAAAATGAAAGTACCTGTCAAGGATGTTATCATTAGTGATATAGGTTGTGTGGTAGGAAGCCATACCGGTCCTGGTACTATCGCATTATTCTACCAACGCTAA